Part of the Anopheles coluzzii chromosome 3, AcolN3, whole genome shotgun sequence genome is shown below.
GACAACGGCAACTCGATAGGCCACTCTACATCGGATGCGCCCTCGGTGCGCTGGTCAAGTGCAGTTGGGCAGGGTAAACATGATTTGTCTTGCCTTTATTCCGTGACAGCAGCTGATGTTTACACATCGATTACAAAGATAGTTGAAGATGTTTTACCTTCTACGCATGCTGTTACCCCAATATTTATGTGGCAATTGTTGTAAATATTTGtctcaataaaattaaactatAGTCTTAAGTTTATTTGAATATGATTCACTGAAATATACATTTGcttgtagtttgttttgcagtAAAATACAGGCGATTGGGGTGTGTTCATATTCAACGATGTTGAGTTAAATATTATTTGTAATTTTCTTCATAGATTACAGTTGCGATTggaatacatttttcattggcAGAGATcatgaaaatttcaaaaataagtCACTTTTTGTAGATTTTCGACTTGCGCACTGTTTTATAATGATTCCGAGTCATTTTTCAATctcaacaacattttgcaatgcttgcgagatgtttttcaacagctgtcaaatatttcatttgcataacaacaatattttagtccttccacatgattttcatcaCGTCTCAAGctagattgagtttgacagttttttcGTGATGTGCTGAAAATCATATTTAATAACTgaaattttgttgaaaaaataaaaaaataaaaactgggcAAACTATGTAAAAGTACCACAACTTACTTCAAATTGAATAGGAAAATAATAAAGGCAatataaaaaagcaaccaatAAAGTAAACATGCATCTAGATTTTCTAGAATCGTCAACAATATTAAACTTATATCACGCACTGTGACAAAACACTCGCACTATGGGTTTGTGGATGGTACATGGCGGACAAAAATATTGTTGAAAGATTATTCTACGAACGAAATCCAACATTGATAATATTAATATtgtctttttcattttatatCTGAATATTTTGACTAGGATATATTATTGCTTACCCTACAAACTTATCAAACAATCGTTATCTATAGAAATCTAGTCGTTGCTATTTGTTTGAGTAGTGATTGAGcttgagataaaaaaaagaatatttgtTGAGTTGATTGAATTCtttaaaagcaattaaaaagagaaataaacaaaagaagTAGTTTGAAGGAGACAATTTCAATGCATTTATTGATATTAAATTATAATACTTAATATAAACACAAGTATTCGGATACCAATGAAACATGTTTCGTTTAACCCAGCTCAGACCCACACCGATCCCCAATAAAACGCTTTCATTTCAACTaactaaataatttttattgtaGTTTTGATCTAAGTATAGGCGCCCAGTAGTAAAAAGTTTCCTTTGTGTGTagttatttttcctttcatgggttgtttttgtgttttgtttcctcttgCCCTCTCTTCACCCAATAGTTTAGTGATTTTTACTTTGCTATTTTGCCTTTAAatcattttgtttgtaaatttccCGTATTATTTTAGCTTTACTTTCCGTTTTTTGTGTACTTTTGTGTGTAGGTGTGGTTTGTTTTACCCTTCCTCTCGTATGCTGTGATTAGTTCAACTACTacgtgtttttgctttgttttagtATTCTTTTAACCGTCcattctttccttccttcgcTCCAGTTTCAAACTTTTAGCGCGTACCATTGCTAACATTGCTCTCACTAATATGCCTTATTACTTGCTGTCAAACATCCTACACATTATTATACTGTTCCTTCTCTTACTCACACTTTCATTCCCAAAGCGAACAGCAAACTGATTTTTTGTTACGGAAAAAACGTTTAACATCGTTTATTTTgcttacagtgtgtgtgtgtgttttcttacAGCTAACACTTCACCATCAATTTCAACTACTGACAAAAACCTCCAGCCAAGGCTTTCGTGCGTTCCTTCCTTTTTCCCATGTCTAGCTGACCTGATTTCctaatatgtgtgtgtgtggtttttaaaTGGTAAAATTTATGCCGCTTTTTTACTACGCAAAACATGTAGCGATACATTTTCCGTCCCTGCTCACTTCCATTTTCCTACTAATTACTCTATTCGAGTTTCTTTCCCATTAGTTAGATTTGATCCATCAACACGCTCACACTACTCTTCATAAAACTGTACGATTTCTAAATAAGTGAACGGAATTCGGtacaaaaacaaggaaaaatgTTCCTTTTATAATTggattttgaagaaaaaacgacCTAGTATCAACCTAATACACCTACGTAACTATATTGTCACTTATCTATACCTTTATTGCCTGCTCaggataataaattaaatataagaatgacgaaaaacaaaacaatcagaaAACAAGACACCTATCTGCGGATCCTTTTTTCCaacaaaaaggagaaaaaatacCTTACGCAATAAAGCAAACTAGCAAACACACGGCCTAAAGAAATGTCGAACGGTCGTTATTATATGACGAGCTGCTAAACCATGACTAGAGTTTCATCAAACGAACGCACATAAACAGTTTTGTTCCTTTCCCTCCCATCATTGGTTTTTCGTGTATACTATTCCCTCCCCATTGTCCCCTCCCTTGTTCCTACACCCTCATACCGCGCTGCAACGTGTTGCTTGCTTATCGATTATTTTACTGCAAACACTGGCCGTTATTTACAATGATCGATTGAAGCGCATTTGCGTTGCGTTCGAAGACAAGcgcacactggataggaggTTGTTTACTTTATATAATGGAATTAAACTGTTTGCGATTGAATTAAATAAAGCTCAACAAAAACAGAACTCTCTAATGTAACTACGGCTTGCAGAGGATGCACAACCTTCTCGCCATCTCTCTCGCCTGCACTGAAGAATTGACGAAATTTGCACCAGCTTAATCGAGTCCCAATGTAGTATAACAATAAATATCCTTGTGGCTATTCTCTTTGTCACGTGTATCTTCTTCTCTCCCTTCCAAGCTAGGCGGTTGTTCGGTTTCTGTTCTATTTAAGCGTTTAGCGAtcactgtttgtgtgtgtttgtggtttttatAACGATGATTTGGGATGTGATGACGAACGACCGTTTTCGTGCATCCTAATATTTATGGTAAAGTGTTTGCTTCGAAGAGAGTTCGCGCTCGCGGTGCTGTTTGCGAATTTTGTGTGGgtcagagagggagagagagagagggagcgagcGAAAGATAATAAACGAGACGAAGAATATTGTAGCTTATTGTACATGCCGGATATAGCACCTTCTCCGAACGGCTTgcactttgtttttttttttacattttctctCATTGCAGCGgcaaaatataacaaaagTCGAAATGTGTATATCATAGTTCCGGGCTTGGGGTTTTCGTATTTATATTCTTTACTCAAGTTACTAGAATAATTAAACGTTCCCTacacttttgctttcttcaccTTAGTTCGCCTCCACTCCGGACGGGCGTCAGGAGTAGACGTTCATAAAAAAGTataacacgcacacattcaatactagcagcagcagcagcacccaccGCCAGACCCTGGTGTGCTGGACTGggcgaaaggaaaaggaacAGGATGATACACCGCACTGCTGTGGTAGCGAACACCGGGATCCGGGATTGCACTGCTGTTCCCCCAATTCCTTCCGTTTGcttcgattttttgtttttaccgCAGCTCAGTCCCTGCTCAGTCAAGGTGTTTGTACATGTCATCCAGCTGGGGCGCAAAGTAACTTCGGATCTGGGGCCGCCGGGATTTGTAGGTAGGCGTTAGCAGACCGTTCTGTACGGAGAATGGATCCGGATGCAGGTAGATGTCTTTGACCTAGAATGACAAAAAACGTTTGTAGATAAGAACCTTGGTTGTTGCACCACACAGAGCCTTAGAGACGACATGTACCTGTTCGAAAGACTTCAGTCCAAACTCTTTGCCCCACAGGATCATGTCGTTCAGGATGAGCTGCTTCACGTCTGGGTTGTTGCACAGTACGCTCAGCGTGCCGGGAATGTTGTTCTCCTGGGCCCAGCTCTTGATGACCTCCACGTCCGGGACCACGATTGCCACTATGCAGCTCTGGAATTAATGAAAAGCTCAATTAGAATCAGATTTGGATCAGCTGGAAACAAGCTGAATGTATACGACTTCTTAAGAGACACGTCTGTTGTGAATTCCATCCATTATCTTTTTGAGCTCTACGCTCTTTGGACAAATAGTGTAACATTAAACTTTATAACAACTCTAATTGTCTTATGTTTTACATGAGCTCTGAGCTAGTGATAGAAAGTAGGGAAAAAACCGATTTGACTCCAAAAAATTTGGGGATTTTGGAGAATTTTGGTAGCCGTAGCCGTCCGGCGTCGTCCAAAGTCAAAGCCATCTTAAGTCATCCAGAGTTGGAATCATTCAGAGTCGGAATTTGCAGTTGGAATTGCCCGGAATTAGAGCCCGGCCAGAATTGAAGTCGGAGATGCCCGGCGTTGAAACCAGAGTCGGAAGGAGTAGCAACTAATCGTTCCGTTTTCGTCGATGTCGGAATTGAATTAGTAATATCTGAAGTAgttgcgctccagagagcctCTTACTACACCGAACGTTACCCGTGATCAGTAGTGGATGACCTGATCTATCAATTCTCGCGATTTTCAACAGAAATCCTTGCCCTCCAAAATAACCTTTTACCTCCAAAATACCTATAGTCGTCATACAATCATTTCTTTATCAGTTCTTCACACCATACCTTTAAGCTTTCGCCGTGCACGAACACCTGCTCCACGTACTGGCTGCGGATGTAGGCGTTCTCGATCTTCTCCGGCACGATGTATTCGCCCTGGCTCAGCTTGAAGATGTGCTTCTTGCGATCGATCACCTTGAGCGTACCGTTCGGTAGCCACTGCCCAATGTCGCCCGTATGATGCCAACCGTCCTTGTCGATCGTTTCTGCCGTACGCTGTGGATCTTTTAGGTACctacaataacaacaaaaaggcaCGTGTTAACACTGTCTCAACGGCCTTACGTTTTGTCCTCCTTACCCAATGAAAACGTTCGCTCCCTTGACGCAAATTTCGCCCTGCTGCTGTGACGCGTAGTACTCCATCTCGGGCACGTCCACCAGCTTGATACCATTGCAGGCGACCGGTGGCCCTACGTGCCCAGCCACAAAGTCACCCTGCACCGTCAGCGTAATCGGTGCGGTACATTCCGTCTGCCCGTAGCCCTCGCAGATCAGACAGCCAAGGGCGGCCCGCGAGAAAGACAGTACCGCCTCGGACAGCGGGGCCGAACCGACCACCATCAGGCGCAGTCGGCCGCCGAAACCTTCCTGAATTTTTCGGAACACCAGCTTGTCCCAGATGCTGTTCTTCCGCACAATGCCACGCTTGATCTCTGCCTCCTTCGAGCTGAGCGCCATGTTTAGCAGCAGCTTCTTGACGGACGATCGCTGCACCTCGGCAAACACTTTGTCGTACACGCGGTTCAGCAGCCGGGGGACGGCCGGCATCAGCGTGGGCTTCAGCGCTTTCAGGTCGTTCGTTAGCTCCTTGATGTCGCCCGAGAAGAAACCGACCGCACCGCCCATATAGTAGACGCCGTTCTCACAGCAGCGCTCGAGCATGTGCGCCAGGGGCAGGAACGAAACCATAATGTCGCCAACGCGTGGCCGATGCGGCCCGAGCTGCAGCAGTACGCCCGCCACACCGGCCAGGACGTTGGCGTGCGTCAGCATTACGCCCTTCGGGTTGCCGGTCGTGCCGGACGTGTAGCAAACCGTGCACAGATCGTCCGGTTTCGGCTCTAGCTCCGGGTTGTCACTGATGGCGCCCAGCTTTTCCACCTCATCGAACGTGTGCACATCGATGCCGACGTTCTTCGCCCGCTGCAGCGTAGCCGGCCGGACCTCCTTAATTGCGACGATCTTGCGGAGCGATCTGCAAGAAGAGTTGATTGACAAAATTGAGTACATTGACCAGATCTGCAGCCTAACGCCGTGCGATACTTACCTCGGTGCCTTGTCTAGCAGCAGGTTCACCTTCTTATCGTCCTCCACGACGACGACCTGCATCTCCGTCTGGTCGACGATAAAAGCGCACGCATCGGGCCCGAGCGTATCGTACAGCGGTACGACGACGAGcgagtagcagtagcagcccTGCTCGAACAGTACCCACTCCGGACGGTTCTGTGAGTAGATGCCGATGAAGGTGCTCGGCCCTGGCCGCAACCCTAGCGAGATCAGTCCGGAACCGAAGTTCTTTGCGCGCAGCAGCGTCTCATTGAAGTTCATCCACTGGTTGAAGGAAAGGGagggacaacaacaaaacggtcAGCGTCGTCAGGGTCATGTCACGTCAGTTTTCAAGATTTGGGGAACGGTCAGGCCTACCTGATATGGTGACTGTAGGTTCTCTCGCCATCCCAAGCAGGGTCCGTTGTTTGACGTGTAGGCACCCTTGCGAAATGATTGATACAGCGTTCGGATGTCCTCCTCGAGACAGCTGACAAATTTGCCATCCTTTGCCTCCTTGTAGAACTTTGACACGTGTACCTGTTCCGGGCCCTGCAGCGAAAGCGGAGGAAACAGAAATATTGCAAGAGTTAAACAATTTGTTGCACAGAAGATACGGCCGAGATACGCGCTCTTGTCAATGATCCAAAAGTTGTACGTCGTTTAGCTCATCAGATCATTAATTTACCGCTTCTCCCGACACCCAGTTTCGAAGATCGAACTCATATTTATAGCGTCAACCTACGGGTCGTTTTGGCTGTGTTAAACCATTCTTTCAACAGGCAATTTAGTATGATTTGTTTGCTACCACAAACACAAGAAGCAGCTCGTGCAGCATTCTAGTGAAATTACATCATCTCCCGTTTGCTCCAAGAGGGAGTTAGCCCTTTTCCCAGCGCCATAATTCACCGTGCAGCTATAATCTTTAACCGTGCCCATGTGCACATCTGTACAGCCGAGCGAAACTGATCCTCCTCTTTTGAGTGGATGATCTTACTGCCCCACGATCTCTCTCTGTTGGCACCAGTGTCCAAAAACTAAATACACACATGGCGGCGCACTTTTGCTGACCGTGAGGCCTATTTACGGGGCGGTTTGTTATTTATTGGTGGACAACAGCATGGTGCGCGGGCGCGCACACACTTGAGGGATGCCATAAATTTTCCACTTAACCGTTGCAGTTCGGTTTTTACTGACCAAGAAGAAAGGCGCGTAGGAGCTCACACAAATACGATCTCGTTTGTTTTTATAGGGACACAATCCTTTTTCCTGCGCTGGCGGTAAATTTCCATGCGCTGGAGACACGTTAAGACACTACAGAATAAGGgtttgcaaaataataaaaccatCATGCTTGCAGTGGTCGTCTTAAAGGTATTAAAGATTTAACGATCGTCACAATACGCGATCTCTTGTGCCGTTTTAATAGGCGTCAGAAGCTTTGGAAACCCTGTTTCCATTGTCCTCGCTGCGCGGATGAATTATTGTGTTGATCGTCAACCAGACAACGATGATTCGATGTCGTGGCATTAGCAAATATGTTTTTACAACCCCGGTGTGAcaaattgaatgtttttacTGCGAGAGCGGGAACTCGCTGGGACGTCATCTGTTATGCAACTCGCCGTTGCTCGTTGCTTCTCTTCCTTCGAACGCGATTCCTGATGCTATTTTCGTGGATGGGTATTTAATCGAAAGTCAACCATCATCCGAAATTAGTAgttagtgtgtttgtgtgtgtcttacgAATCTTTTTCCGGTGCCCGTTCCCACATTCGTTTGCCAGGTGGttcgtttgctgctggtgTCGCATACGGTGGCAAATCGTTCCAAAACATTCCGTAGTAATAGTAATGGCCAGGGTTTACGAGGTCGATGCTAGCATCATCACGCGACCTAAAAATAACACTAAACTAGTCCATTTTTCATAACCTTTTCCCACCATCCCATCCATCCATTCGTGCATTTCCCGCGTGAAGCGTGTCCCTGTCACGGTTATTAGCTATTGCCTTTACGCTTTGGGCCACACATCAAAATCGAGGCATGGAAACTGTCAGACAGAGGACGATGGGACAGGGGAAAAACATGGGCGTTAGGGAAGCAGGCACCTCCACGTGGAAACTCGTGCTTCCGGGGAGAGTGTACGGCATTTCACGGTCGCTACGGCGCTACTGTCGGTGGTCGGGCGGGTGCCAAAAAACAGGGAGCGACTGAGCAAAAGAATCTTGCCCTGTTCGTGCGCCACCGCTTCAAAGTTCAAGTTCAGACAACGATGTGCGCGTGGGGTGCGGGTGGTTCGTGTAACAAGCACACTGTTCAGTGCTTattttatacacacacacacactcttcccTCTCATCATACACGATCAATGCACCGCTCGATTGCGATCATCGAACCCCGCGATCCGCGAGATGATGCAGCTTTCGGGTGGTGATGCagccacatacacactcacacccaaaTACCACACAAATGCCGAAGGTTGTCTGGTGgtgatttatttattgcagTGCAcgacgtgtgtgtgcgctcccTTGCTCGACAGGTGCCTTGAGTAGTCAGTCAAAAATTAGTtcgaaaaacacaaacaaaaaacaatactgCTGCAAACTACTGACACCTCCGGGACCTCCGACCACGAAGATACTGCATTCTAGCTGTGAAAAGAAAGCGCACGGAGCTTGATTTGGTTGGCATTCGAACGGGTGGAAAGAATAATAGTGGGGAGGCCAAAGCAAACATTTGCCGATGTTGATGGAGACGtcaatgttgttgtttggaaGTATGGAGAAAATAGGCAAATAGCAGCTCGGTTGATCATAGCAAGAGACGTGAGCACCCTGGCTTGATTCATTATTGCACACAAATATTAGGGATGCGTTTTGGTTGCCATAAAAGCATCCTCAAAGTTATGGACTATTGAAGAATGATATATTTGACAGCTCTTAAGGCCAGGATTCTGCCGAAAGTAGCTTCATGGTGATGGATTTCATAGATAATTTCTGCTATTTCTCAGAATTGAGACGATCTATTTGTGCTCTAATTATAAGTTTTTGACTACATTTTATAGCAGGATCTTATAAAAACTGATATATTTCTATAATATTTCAAAACTGAACTAAACAGGGTGATCCATAAAAATGATCGTAACCTCAACACATTGCCAACCCTACAAATTTG
Proteins encoded:
- the LOC120955083 gene encoding long-chain-fatty-acid--CoA ligase 1 isoform X1; the encoded protein is MFLVPSSFLAWLKSAKTTIMSNATGFLDEIEENLQYVGGTAGAVALTTAVAAATYYYSTRPVPEKPLVPLDNQCPIEAGPEQVHVSKFYKEAKDGKFVSCLEEDIRTLYQSFRKGAYTSNNGPCLGWRENLQSPYQWMNFNETLLRAKNFGSGLISLGLRPGPSTFIGIYSQNRPEWVLFEQGCYCYSLVVVPLYDTLGPDACAFIVDQTEMQVVVVEDDKKVNLLLDKAPRSLRKIVAIKEVRPATLQRAKNVGIDVHTFDEVEKLGAISDNPELEPKPDDLCTVCYTSGTTGNPKGVMLTHANVLAGVAGVLLQLGPHRPRVGDIMVSFLPLAHMLERCCENGVYYMGGAVGFFSGDIKELTNDLKALKPTLMPAVPRLLNRVYDKVFAEVQRSSVKKLLLNMALSSKEAEIKRGIVRKNSIWDKLVFRKIQEGFGGRLRLMVVGSAPLSEAVLSFSRAALGCLICEGYGQTECTAPITLTVQGDFVAGHVGPPVACNGIKLVDVPEMEYYASQQQGEICVKGANVFIGYLKDPQRTAETIDKDGWHHTGDIGQWLPNGTLKVIDRKKHIFKLSQGEYIVPEKIENAYIRSQYVEQVFVHGESLKSCIVAIVVPDVEVIKSWAQENNIPGTLSVLCNNPDVKQLILNDMILWGKEFGLKSFEQVKDIYLHPDPFSVQNGLLTPTYKSRRPQIRSYFAPQLDDMYKHLD
- the LOC120955083 gene encoding long-chain-fatty-acid--CoA ligase 6 isoform X3, whose amino-acid sequence is MSCCGSQEPIRPPINPGFQSDILKGPEQVHVSKFYKEAKDGKFVSCLEEDIRTLYQSFRKGAYTSNNGPCLGWRENLQSPYQWMNFNETLLRAKNFGSGLISLGLRPGPSTFIGIYSQNRPEWVLFEQGCYCYSLVVVPLYDTLGPDACAFIVDQTEMQVVVVEDDKKVNLLLDKAPRSLRKIVAIKEVRPATLQRAKNVGIDVHTFDEVEKLGAISDNPELEPKPDDLCTVCYTSGTTGNPKGVMLTHANVLAGVAGVLLQLGPHRPRVGDIMVSFLPLAHMLERCCENGVYYMGGAVGFFSGDIKELTNDLKALKPTLMPAVPRLLNRVYDKVFAEVQRSSVKKLLLNMALSSKEAEIKRGIVRKNSIWDKLVFRKIQEGFGGRLRLMVVGSAPLSEAVLSFSRAALGCLICEGYGQTECTAPITLTVQGDFVAGHVGPPVACNGIKLVDVPEMEYYASQQQGEICVKGANVFIGYLKDPQRTAETIDKDGWHHTGDIGQWLPNGTLKVIDRKKHIFKLSQGEYIVPEKIENAYIRSQYVEQVFVHGESLKSCIVAIVVPDVEVIKSWAQENNIPGTLSVLCNNPDVKQLILNDMILWGKEFGLKSFEQVKDIYLHPDPFSVQNGLLTPTYKSRRPQIRSYFAPQLDDMYKHLD
- the LOC120955083 gene encoding long-chain-fatty-acid--CoA ligase 1 isoform X2, which produces MLKFIKTCVDEIEENLQYVGGTAGAVALTTAVAAATYYYSTRPVPEKPLVPLDNQCPIEAGPEQVHVSKFYKEAKDGKFVSCLEEDIRTLYQSFRKGAYTSNNGPCLGWRENLQSPYQWMNFNETLLRAKNFGSGLISLGLRPGPSTFIGIYSQNRPEWVLFEQGCYCYSLVVVPLYDTLGPDACAFIVDQTEMQVVVVEDDKKVNLLLDKAPRSLRKIVAIKEVRPATLQRAKNVGIDVHTFDEVEKLGAISDNPELEPKPDDLCTVCYTSGTTGNPKGVMLTHANVLAGVAGVLLQLGPHRPRVGDIMVSFLPLAHMLERCCENGVYYMGGAVGFFSGDIKELTNDLKALKPTLMPAVPRLLNRVYDKVFAEVQRSSVKKLLLNMALSSKEAEIKRGIVRKNSIWDKLVFRKIQEGFGGRLRLMVVGSAPLSEAVLSFSRAALGCLICEGYGQTECTAPITLTVQGDFVAGHVGPPVACNGIKLVDVPEMEYYASQQQGEICVKGANVFIGYLKDPQRTAETIDKDGWHHTGDIGQWLPNGTLKVIDRKKHIFKLSQGEYIVPEKIENAYIRSQYVEQVFVHGESLKSCIVAIVVPDVEVIKSWAQENNIPGTLSVLCNNPDVKQLILNDMILWGKEFGLKSFEQVKDIYLHPDPFSVQNGLLTPTYKSRRPQIRSYFAPQLDDMYKHLD